One window of the Pieris brassicae chromosome Z, ilPieBrab1.1, whole genome shotgun sequence genome contains the following:
- the LOC123718921 gene encoding tryptophan 5-hydroxylase 1, whose protein sequence is MSGSGKGLLGLWLYRNGSEWQVKNEGHHPKLGELHPPQNLEGERISVIFTINNQVGGLVRVLTVFQDLGINVLHIESRKSAMEVTASDILVDVECDPKIMEQLKRMLKREVQDFELVSSNTGKELPPPTPLSAAASFDFGEMPWFPRKIADLDRAQNVLMYGSELDADHPGFKDPVYRKRREQFAAIANNYKYGHPIPRVQYTDVEIKTWGVIFRELHKLYQKHACEEYLENWPLLVKYCGYREDNIPQLEDLSTFLKRKTGFILRPVAGYLSARDFLSGLAFRVFHCTQYIRHSSDPYYTPEPDCCHELLGHMPLLANPSFAQFSQELGLASLGASDEDIDKLATLYFFTVEFGLCRQVDGTFRVYGAGLLSSVAELQHAISTPEKIMRFDPEVTVHQECIITAYQNAYYYTDSFEDAKEKMRAFADSIQRPFGVRYNPYTQSVEVLSNAQKITALVRELRGDICIVSSAIKKISAQDSTLDVETIANMLHAGLQLNDRSPQSASGGSSPNSERGTSPRSDASK, encoded by the exons ATGAGCGGGTCCGGCAAAGGATTACTAGGTCTTTGGCTCTATAGAAACGGTTCTGAGTGGCAGGTTAAGAATGAGGGACACCATCCCAAGCTTGGTGAACTCCATCCACCTCAAAATTTGGAGGGTGAAAGAATCTCAGTAATATTTACAATCAACAATCAAGTTGGCGGTCTTGTAAGAGTACTGACGGTGTTTCAAGACCTGGGGATTAATGTTCTTCATATTGAGTCGAGAAAGTCTGCTATGGAAGTTACTgcg TCCGACATATTAGTTGACGTAGAATGCGATCCAAAGATAATGGAACAACTGAAacgtatgttgaagagagagGTCCAAGATTTTGAATTAGTGTCGTCAAACACTGGCAAGGAGCTTCCTCCTCCAACGCCACTTTCAGCTGCTGCATCATTTG atTTTGGTGAAATGCCTTGGTTTCCCCGAAAGATTGCGGACTTAGACAGGGCTCAGAACGTATTGATGTATGGCTCCGAGTTGGACGCTGATCACCCTGGCTTCAAGGATCCTGTTTATCGGAAGAGAAGAGAGCAGTTTGCAGCCattgcaaataattataaata CGGACACCCCATTCCTCGCGTGCAATACACGGACGTCGAAATAAAAACTTG GGGCGTTATATTCCGCGAGCTGCACAAGCTATACCAAAAACACGCCTGTGAGGAATATTTGGAGAATTGGCCGCTTCTTGTCAAGTATTGTGGATACAGGGAGGATAATATACCTCAG CTTGAAGATTTGAGCACGTTTCTGAAGCGCAAAACCGGATTCATACTCCGGCCGGTTGCCGGATACCTTTCAGCGCGAGATTTTCTTTCCGGTTTGGCATTTCGCGTTTTTCACTGCACACAGTACATAAGACACTCGTCTGATCCATATTATACACCAGAGCC AGATTGCTGCCATGAGCTTCTTGGGCACATGCCACTACTTGCAAACCCAAGTTTCGCCCAGTTTTCACAAGAACTCGGCCTGGCTTCACTCGGTGCTTCCGATGAGGACATCGACAAATTGGCAACG CTATATTTCTTCACGGTTGAGTTTGGTCTGTGCCGGCAAGTTGATGGAACATTCCGGGTCTATGGGGCCGGTCTTTTGTCATCAGTGGCTGAGCTGCAGCACGCGATATCTACTCCTGAAAAGATTATGAGATTCGATCCAGAGGTCACCGTGCATCAGGAATGCATTATCACGGCTTACCAAAATGCATATTATTACACGGATTCGTTTGAGGATGCTAAAGAGAAGATGAG GGCATTTGCTGATAGTATCCAGCGTCCATTCGGGGTCCGGTACAATCCATACACTCAAAGTGTGGAGGTACTGAGCAATGCGCAGAAGATAACTGCGTTAGTCCGTGAGTTACGTGGTGATATTTGCATAGTATCTTCCGCTATAAAGAAGATCTCAGCTCAAGACTCCACTCTCGACGTTGAGACGATTGCTAACATGCTGCATGCTGGGTTGCAA CTTAATGATAGAAGCCCTCAAAGTGCATCAGGTGGAAGTTCACCTAACTCTGAACGTGGCACGTCACCAAGGTCTGATGCttccaaataa
- the LOC123718835 gene encoding uncharacterized protein LOC123718835 produces the protein MAVKSTLKYLGLVLDARWTFKAHFAALAPKLEPTAMALGRIMPNIGGPGGGCRLLYAGVVRAKALYGCPIWADKLTFYNIGILRRSQRKVAIRMARAYRTVSCDAACVIAATPPWHLEALALGDIFWRRAEARSGGFDPSLEVVKVWKEE, from the coding sequence ATGGCAGTAAAGTCGACTTTGAAATACCTCGGGTTGGTTCTCGATGCCCGTTGGACTTTCAAAGCTCATTTTGCAGCCCTGGCACCCAAGCTTGAGCCAACTGCAATGGCTTTGGGTCGTATAATGCCAAATATCGGTGGGCCAGGCGGGGGCTGTAGGCTTCTTTATGCTGGTGTAGTACGTGCGAAGGCTCTTTATGGTTGTCCGATATGGGCGGATAAGCtgacattttacaatataGGTATACTGAGGCGGTCACAGCGTAAAGTTGCCATTAGAATGGCGAGGGCATACCGTACAGTATCCTGTGATGCAGCATGTGTCATAGCCGCCACTCCACCTTGGCACTTGGAAGCTCTGGCTTTGGGAGACATTTTTTGGAGAAGAGCTGAAGCCAGGAGTGGTGGTTTTGACCCATCCCTGGAGGTAGTCAAGGTGTGGAAGGAGGAGTAA